The Pyrenophora tritici-repentis strain M4 chromosome 2, whole genome shotgun sequence genome window below encodes:
- a CDS encoding Dimer-Tnp-hAT domain containing protein: MPAKRTCVNALEIATTSKRPRVAARHRGTASQPVLVDTQPFSPSPPPPPLSPRQALVAAPQAPNFEATLRESRAEETIIPPPKGSEHATVAASGAASEAVDKGFSRYPKHCKPPTSLSNRASWVYSHGYRIALRSNVAKVTWICHYCYKHKFTTVGRGIHNVSQSPSAPARHLGEDKKVHGLKPPTSVEAERALWASYNSVSRYVIRLYNYLLLKVIASLSESMSKVYVSFDGWTTKGGKRGYLGIVAHYVDSSGELRDLPIALPQLTGAYTGEAMAEVVMAIFKQFEITVGKLGYFVLDNAHNNNTTINTLALQIGFSATERRLRCGPYTLNLIGQMLLWGEEKESYDNEETERVNEAENMATWRGDGPLGVLVAVINYIKTPQQYALFEKYQKLAIRDQPVNAPTEQHKIKEPVKLVVTRYNSYVSCFKRAKIETEDAYARSRNNKLPAAPDWMRSDGINAHDWQVIAEYIDVLRPLKQATKRLEGRGKSGAFGAIAEVILVFEYLLGVYEDRLQSYEDVIYDEHTESPEDHLAINLRAALVKAREYYNKLDLSPAYYAAIILHPRYKSYLDAAWADKPDWLESSNRKFQHLWAEYKSLPKPRLRSKVRHNDIEDAINSFIKPAGLTENEEDEYEA; encoded by the exons atgccagcaaaaagaacatgcgttaatgctctagaaatcgcgacaacttcgaagcgccctagagtcgcagcgcgtcatcgcgggactgccagccaacctgtgctagtcgatactcagccattctcaccatctccacctcctccaccgctgtcgccgcgtcaagctctcgttgccgcgccacaagcaccaaattttgaagcgaccctccgagagtcgcgcgccgaagagacgatcatcccaccacctaagggcagcgagcatgccactgttgcagcttcaggggcagctagcgaggctgtcgacaAGGGTTTC agtcgctacccaaagcactgcaagccgcccacatcactttcgaaccgagcaagctgggtatacagccatggctatcgcatcgccttgcgcagcaacgtcgcaaaagttacgtggatctgccactattgctataagcacaagttcactactgttggccgtggcatacataacgtctcgcagtctccatcagcgccagcacgtcatctcggagaagacaagaaagttcatggcttgaagcctccaa ctagcgtagaggcagaacgagccttGTGGGCATCttataacagcgtctcacgatacgttatacgcctgtacaactacctgttactAAAGGTTatcgcaagcctttcagaatcaatgagcaaagtctatgtaagctttgacggatggacgacaaaaggtggcaagcgcggttacttaggtatcgtcgcccactacgttgatagctctggcgagctcagggacttgcctattgcgctcccacaactgacaggtgcctacaccggcgaggctatggctgaggtcgtgatggcaatattcaagcagttcgaaatcactgtgggcaagctcggttacttcgtcctcgacaacgcacataacaacaacaccacgattaacactctcgccttgcagatagGCTTTAGCGCTActgagcgtcgccttcgctgcggtccttatacgcttaatctcattggccagatgctactctggggtgaggagaaagagtcctacgacaacgaggagactgagcgcgtgaacgaagctgagaatatggctacttggcgaggcgatggaccattaggagtgcttGTCGCGGTTATtaactacatcaaaacaccacaacagtacgctctttttgagaagtatcagaagctcgctattagggaccagcctgtcaacgcgccaacagaacagcacaaaatcaaggagcccgttAAGCTAGTTGTTACTCGCTAtaactcttacgtttcgtgttttaagcgcgct aagattgaaactgaagacgcgtacgcccgaagtcgtaacaacaagctgcctgcagcgccggattggatgaggtctgatgggatcaatgcccatgactggcaggtgattgctgagtatattgatgtgcttAGGCCACtaaaacaagctacaaaacggcttgaaggccgcggcaaaagcggtgcttttggagcaatcgctgaggttattctagtatttgaatacttacttggagtctatgaggaccgcttgcaaagctatgaagacgtcatttatgatgagcatacagagtcacccgaagaccaccttgctatcaacctccgcgctgccctagttaaagcccgcgagtactacaacaagctcgacctctcgccagcttactatgctgctataatccttcatcctcgctacaaaagctaccttgacgcagcgtgggcggataagcctgattggctagagagcagcaaccgcaagtttcaacatttgtgggcggagtacaaaagcttaccgaagccgcgcttacgctCTAAAGTTaggcacaatgatatagaAGACGCTATTAACAGCTTTATTAAGCCggcagggcttacggagaacgaggaggatgaatatgaggcttag
- a CDS encoding SerB, Phosphoserine phosphatase yields the protein MAKPTIIGLYGISGSGKSYLLNHVKTEIALQAQRFAFYDGSEVLAHVTPGGLDSFKLLDAAAKQSRIEAALALITQTCLDRGETAVVAGHYMFWNPGVVVAVEKDWQTYTHIVYLDTDPGVIAQRISADLTRHRVVVDEEGLRSWQNKEKEDLRAICREKGILFTTLREKPGDTNAAYLAHASTLLMDLKCHTEAANLANVERALGLALPHLNDLEKVLLFDADKTLAPQDTGTLFWELAATFPACPLKALFTAQPYSYHSFRQAALLYEEEAPRFDALCDRVAATVDMYPEMKALLARAATEPHVGVVLVTCGLRHVWEKVLARADLSHVSIIGGGRLSDGYVVTGAVKGHIVDLLHAQRIRAIAFGDSPLDMPMLQRADEAYVVFSDSCSMDAALTAAIARGYTFAQVLGPAASTVLPSVSLDAIDLAPRRNLTLAHPTTAHLLATPTRDAALTGHALRAAHADMGYYLTLAHVAPLLGLEQYAILHVQGTPTDGHRVRFEGSTLIVPLMRGGESMAFGVSRALPHASFAHARHFADIVEGQMRGVRCMVVVDSVVNSGASVLAFVADVRALHPALRVVVVAGVVQAGAVESGSALMQALEKDRNLSVVALRVSGNKYKGKGGTDTGHRLFNTTMLE from the coding sequence ATGGCCAAACCAACCATCATCGGACTCTACGGCATATCCGGCTCCGGCAAGTCGTATCTACTCAACCACGTCAAGACCGAAATAGCACTCCAGGCCCAACGCTTCGCCTTCTATGACGGCAGCGAGGTGCTCGCGCACGTCACGCCCGGCGGCCTTGACTCCTTTAAGCTCCTCGATGCAGCTGCAAAGCAAAGCAGAAtcgaagccgcgcttgcCCTCATCACCCAGACATGTCTGGACCGAGGTGAAACGGCTGTCGTCGCGGGGCACTACATGTTCTGGAACCCCGGCGTCGTGGTCGCGGTCGAGAAGGACTGGCAGACCTACACCCACATCGTCTATCTCGACACGGACCCAGGCGTGATTGCGCAGCGCATCAGCGCAGATTTGACGCGGCACCGCGTTGTCGTCGATGAGGAGGGACTGCGGTCCTGGCAgaacaaggagaaggaggacTTACGCGCCATTTGTAGAGAAAAAGGAATTCTATTCACGACGCTGCGAGAAAAGCCAGGAGATACAAATGCGGCTTACCTCGCCCACGCCTCGACTCTGCTCATGGACTTAAAATGCCACACCGAAGCCGCGAATCTTGCCAACGTAGAGCGCGCCTTGGGCCTCGCCCTACCGCACCTGAACGACCTGGAAAAAGTCCTGCTCTTCGACGCAGACAAGACGCTCGCGCCGCAGGACACTGGCACCCTGTTCTGGGAACTCGCTGCGACCTTCCCGGCCTGTCCGCTCAAAGCTCTCTTCACAGCTCAGCCATACTCGTACCACTCGTTCCGCCAGGCCGCGCTGTTGtacgaagaagaggcgccACGCTTCGACGCGCTGTGCGACCGCGTCGCCGCCACCGTCGACATGTACCCCGAGATGAAGGCACTGCTTGCGCGCGCGGCCACAGAGCCACACGTCGGTGTCGTGCTCGTTACCTGCGGGCTGCGCCACGTGTGGGAGAAAGTACTTGCGCGCGCCGACCTCTCCCACGTCTCCATTATCGGCGGCGGACGCCTGTCCGACGGCTACGTCGTCACGGGCGCAGTGAAAGGCCACATCGTCGACCTGCTGCACGCGCAGCGAATCCGCGCAATCGCCTTTGGTGACAGCCCGCTCGACATGCCCATGCTGCAGCGCGCAGACGAAGCGTACGTCGTCTTCAGCGACAGCTGCTCCATGGACGCCGCGCTCACCGCCGCGATCGCACGCGGATACACATTCGCCCAGGTCCTGGGACCCGCTGCGTCCACCGTCCTGCCCTCTGTTTCCCTGGATGCCATCGACCTCGCCCCGCGTCGCAATCTCACACTCGCCCACCCGACCACCGCGCACCTCCTCGCCACGCCCACGCGCGACGCAGCGCTCACGGGCCATGCGCTGCGCGCCGCTCACGCAGACATGGGCTACTACCTCACGCTCGCGCACGTGGCACCGCTGCTCGGCCTAGAACAGTACGCCATCTTGCATGTGCAGGGCACGCCGACTGACGGGCACCGCGTGCGGTTCGAAGGCAGCACGCTAATTGTGCCGCTGATGCGCGGCGGCGAGTCTATGGCTTTCGGCGTGAGTCGCGCATTACCGCATGCTTCGTTCGCGCACGCGCGGCACTTCGCCGACATTGTCGAGGGTCAGATGCGTGGGGTGCGCTGCATGGTGGTTGTGGACTCGGTGGTAAACTCTGGGGCGTCGGTTTTAGCGTTTGTGGCCGACGTGCGGGCGCTTCATCCGGCGCTGCGCGTGGTGGTGGTCGCGGGCGTGGTGCAGGCTGGTGCCGTGGAGAGCGGGAGCGCGCTGATGCAGGCCCTGGAAAAGGATCGGAATCTGAGTGTTGTGGCGTTGCGGGTGTCGGGGAACAAATACAAGGGGAAGGGCGGGACGGATACGGGGCATCGCTTATTCAATACGACCATGTTGGAGTAG
- a CDS encoding TT-ORF1 multi-domain protein, translated as MADQSPDYKTLFLEEQCRRKAAEQAQNEAEQAKNEAEQAKNEAEQAKNEAEEKTRKTTLPEFLDACHDNLYSGLTVQTDATLSTRGDPANANNKLRPEKLLLWKDFPAQQAAIWDKLMGSDFALERHFTSLHTLKESGEAIRRKMMSSELDLHLFQRTTVDDPVTSIIERLYDQQILRQEFGLKGSIQFENHANTLSPETQLESISSMTISGTQRRRSPRLQAKAQAQDNSVDAPRAQTARSSRPRADQFCVYNTSTQNTETRVAAFITEYKPPHKLPLGYINEGLGDMELEEVILCRETDTPRDHFRRLMAAVITQAFSYMVKLGVEYGCVCTGEAFVFLRIPDDPRTAQYFLSVPKGDVGDTTGWTSDLDGTNRLHLTAVAQMLAFTLQALQTPPRSHKWRADAASQLNGWEVTYEDLLDTIHVEDAPSSDSGGGIPQLALQAARDRRISTQLATKNPTPILQAGGNLHPRASLAHTPLPAALRRVGVPIEDKVDSIALKTAY; from the exons ATGGCTGACCAGTCGCCTGATTACAAAACGCTGTTCCTCGAAGAACAATGCAGACGCAAAGCCGCGGAGCAGGCGCAGAATGAGGCAGAGCAGGCGAAGAATGAGGCAGAGCAGGCGAAGAATGAGGCGGAGCAGGCGAAGAATGAGGCCGAAGAGAAAACTCGCAAGACGACTCTTCCAGAGTTTCTCGACGCCTGTCACGATAATCTATACTCCGGTCTCACCGTCCAGACCGATGCGACCTTGTCGACGCGGGGCGACCCTGCGAATGCGAATAACAAGCTTCGACCTGAGAAGCTCCTTCTATGGAAGGATTTCCCAGCACAACAAGCAGCGATTTGGGACAAACTTATGGGGTCTGACTTCGCGTTAGAGCGACACTTCACCTCGCTGCATACGTTGAAAGAGTCTGGTGAAGCTATCCGACGGAAGATGATGAGTTCTGAGCTAGATTTGCATCTCTTCCAACGTACCACTGTAGACGACCCTGTAACGTCTATTATCGAACGATTATACGACCAACAAATACTACGACAGGAGTTTGGACTCAAGGGTTCGATACAGTTTGAGAATCACGCCAACACCCTCAGCCCGGAAACGCAACTAGAGAGCATTAGTTCCATGACCATCTCCGGGACTCAGCGACGACGGTCACCACGCCTACAGGCCAAGGCCCAGGCCCAAGACAACTCCGTGGACGCACCTCGCGCCCAAACAGCACGATCGTCCCGTCCTCGAGCCGATCAGTTCTGCGTCTACAACACCAGCACTCAGAATACAGAGACTCGCGTAGCGGCCTTTATCACGGAATACAAACCTCCGCACAAGCTGCCACTCGGGTATATAAACGAGGGTTTGGGGGATATGGAACTCGAGGAGGTGATTCTATGTCGCGAAACGGATACTCCTCGCGACCACTTTCGCCGGCTGATGGCTGCAGTCATCACACAAGCATTTTCTTATATGGTCAAGCTTGGGGTGGAGTATGGTTGCGTGTGCACTGGCGAAGCTTTCGTCTTCCTACGCATTCCTGACGATCCTAGAACGGCTCAGTACTTCCTCTCCGTTCCGAAAGGGGACGTCGGGGACACCACAGGATGGACATCGGACTTAGACGGAACAAATCGCCTGCATCTAACAGCTGTTGCTCAGATGCTAGCTTTCACGCTTCAGGCGCTGCAGACACCGCCCCGTAGCCACAAATGGCGTGCCGACGCCGCCTCTCAACTCAATGGCTGGGAGGTTACGTATGAAGACCTGCTAGATACTATCCATGTAGAAGATGCGCCATCATCGGA CTCCGGCGGAGGCATACCCCAATTAGCTCTTCAAGCTGCGCGCGACCGCAGGATCAGCACGCAGCTAGCGACGAAGAACCCGACTCCGATACTCCAAGCCGGCGGCAACCTTCACCCTCGCGCCAGCCTCGCACACACGCCGCTACCAGCAGCTCTTCGCCGAGTCGGAGTTCCCATAGAGGACAAAGTGGACAGTATTGCACTCAAAACTGCATACTAG
- a CDS encoding NMDAR2-C domain containing protein encodes MTNSYEEQNKLLELLDVFRDYTEKGRVTNQISDKLSAKLAFHSATLANASEKAAKTLKKATATVAGQNNQTVAVATTTTNTNAPQSYAKIAAQPSKNATWTTVAPKKKPTPKKLITHYQIVATLEENQTINPLQARNKINEAFQKAGIAGPVIQLAALSKRNNLILTTTSGYSGEFLLQQSNIWMDLFNIKHAQPLESWTKVIVHNVPTTFEGADTLEILQTEIPTYNKGLQIVGNSYWLTKDWKNKQNSSIVIAFKTEAEAKKLGARIIILGESLRTEKYRSIPATTQCDNCQGFGHTKLKCRNQTACQLCAGTHPTSQHKCSTCTTSGKPCIHTLPKCSNCKEPHFANSRDCEVLAAITNKENQYTTEC; translated from the coding sequence ATGACCAACTCATATGAAGAGCAAAACAAGCTACTCGAACTACTAGACGTATTTAGAGACTACACGGAAAAAGGGAGAGTTACAAACCAGATCTCGGACAAACTATCTGCCAAGCTCGCCTTCCACTCAGCTACTCTAGCAAACGCTTCAGAAAAAGCAGCAAAGACATTAAAGAAGGCAACAGCCACAGTAGCTGGTCAAAACAACCAAacagtagcagtagcaacaacgacaacaaaCACAAATGCTCCCCAATCATACGCAAAAATTGCAGCTCAACCATCAAAGAACGCCACTTGGACGACTGTAGCCCCAAAGAAAAAGCCAACGCCTAAGAAACTAATTACGCACTATCAAATAGTTGCAACACTAGAGGAAAACCAAACCATCAACCCGCTCCAAGCACGAAACAAAATCAACGAGGCATTCCAAAAAGCTGGCATTGCAGGACCTGTTATCCAACTAGCAGCTCTTAGTAAGAGAAACAATCTCATACTTACTACTACAAGCGGATACTCTGGAGAATTCCTTCTCCAGCAATCCAATATCTGGATGGACCTCTTTAACATCAAACACGCTCAACCACTAGAATCTTGGACAAAAGTCATAGTCCACAACGTCCCTACAACCTTTGAAGGAGCAGACACGCTAGAAATCCTTCAAACTGAAATCCCTACATACAACAAAGGACTACAAATAGTTGGTAACTCCTACTGGCTTACAAAAGACTGGAAGAACAAACAAAACAGCTCTATTGTCATCGCTTTTAAAACAGAAGCCGAAGCAAAGAAACTAGGAGCGAGGATCATTATCCTTGGAGAGAGCCTCCGTACTGAAAAGTATAGAAGTATTCCAGCTACTACCCAATGCGACAACTGCCAAGGCTTTGGCCATACAAAGCTTAAATGCCGGAACCAAACAGCATGCCAGCTATGTGCGGGGACCCACCCTACATCGCAGCATAAATGCTCCACCTGCACGACAAGTGGGAAGCCTTGTATCCATACACTCCCAAAATGCTCAAACTGCAAAGAACCTCACTTTGCTAATAGCAGAGACTGTGAAGTCCTCGCAGCTATAACAAACAAGGAGAACCAATATACAACAGAATGTTAG
- a CDS encoding Retrotrans-gag domain containing protein produces the protein MPDSAEGSHMPANDANQLLRQLLQKIEEISDREKDTSARMRMLETSSRLPDYRADATKTPKPTTPTAKASDSPIYTAPKPRPSLPHPPTFGGNKSQWRGWKLEMEGKIEEDALAIGSLRAQLRYIFMHLEGAAKTNVTTFYETQLRQDLPNPCQLLERLELLYGERNRKQKAIQNLHSIRQREDETFISFYPRFEKEIANANAEGWDDDAKISYLRNALSNKMRDRLVGLSGSDTDTYAGFVQRCVDVSNDMELYAPMTTVDANVAGYSNHQDMMEWEPTQPATTQVNAVGLRGKANINGFPSKRPEDQELLGKRAKWVNQEEIDARRQDRRCLRCGRNNCRIATCPLAAALRPTYVGVKTAKSTVVTKAAVEEDSEDPQAEQ, from the exons ATGCCAGACTCTGCAGAGGGCTCCCACATGCCGGCAAACGATGCGAACCAGCTGCTAAGGCAGCTGCTGCAGAAGATCGAAGAAATAAGCGACAGAGAGAAGGACACAAGTGCTAGGATGAGGATGCTGGAGACGTCTTCCCGACTGCCTGACTACAGGGCAGACGCCACAAAGACGCCAAAGCCGACGACGCCAACCGCCAAGGCGAGCGACTCACCTATCTACACCGCCCCAAAGCCACGTCCAAGCTTACCTCACCCACCTACGTTCGGCGGCAACAAATCTcaatggcgaggatggaagCTAGAGATGGAAGGCAAGATTGAAGAAGATGCCCTAGCTATTGGAAGCCTTAGGGCTCAGCTACGCTACATCTTCATGCACCTTGAAGGAGCAGCAAAGACGAACGTTACAACGTTCTACGAGACGCAGCTTAGACAAGACTTGCCAAACCCTTGTCAACTCCTTGAGCGCCTTGAACTCCTCTATGGAGAACGCAACCGCAAGCAGAAAGCAATCCAGAACCTGCACTCTATACGCCAACGAGAAGACGAGACCTTCATATCTTTCTACCCTCGCTTTGAGAAAGAGATTGCCAACGCCAACGCAGAAGGATGGGACGATGACGCGAAGATATCCTACCTCCGCAACGCACTCAGCAACAAAATGAGAGACCGCCTCGTAGGCCTTTCTGGAAGCGACACCGACACGTACGCTGGGTTTGTTCAAAGATGCGTAGACGTAAGTAACGACATGGAACTCTATG CTCCAATGACAACAGTTGACGCCAATGTTGCTGGCTACAGCAATCACCAGGACATGATGGAATGGGAACCTACGCAGCCCGCAACCACTCAAGTGAACGCTGTCGGTCTCCGTGGCAAGGCCAACATAAATGGGTTCCCTTCTAAGCGCCCTGAGGACCAAGAGCTTCTTGGGAAACGGGCAAAGTGGGTGAACCAAGAAGAAATCGATGCTCGACGCCAGGATCGACGTTGCCTCCGATGCGGCCGCAACAACTGCCGAATAGCTACTTGCCCGCTGGCAGCCGCACTTCGACCAACTTATGTTGGCGTCAAGACCGCAAAGAGTACCGTAGTCACCAAAGCAGCTGTAGAGGAGGATTCAGAAGACCCTCAAGCAGAGCAATAG